The following DNA comes from Kitasatospora sp. NBC_01287.
CGGTCCTGGCTGCTCCGGGAGCGGCCCGCCTGGGCGGGGCGCCCGGCGGCGGACTTCTTCTACTCCTCACTGCTCGGCTCGAACGCGGCCGGTCATGAACGGCTGCGCCGACCGGTGCAGCGGGCGTTCGGCACCAGGCGGGTCGCGGCGCTGTCGGCGAGCGTGGCCGAGCACGTCGACACCCTGCTCGACCAGTTCGCCGACGCCACCGCGGCCGGCGGTGCGGCCGACTTCCAAGCACTGGTGGGATATCCGCTGGCGATCGGCGTGGTGAGCGAGCTGATCGGCGTCCCCGCGGCGGAGCAGGATCGGTTCCAGTGGCTGGGGCAGGAGGCCGCACGGCTGCTGGAGCCGGTGCGCACGGCAGCGGACTGGGAGCGGGCCGACCAGGCGGTCGTGGCCCTGCGGGAGTACTTCGACGGGTTGCTGCGTGAGCGACGGGCACGGCCGGGCGAGGACCTGGCCTCCAGCCTGCAAGCCCACCCGGCCGCTGCCGAACCACCACTCACCGGGCGCGAGTTGGCGGATCTGCTACTGCTGGTCACCGTGGCCGGCTTCGAGACCACCGGGGGTCTGCTCGGCACGGCGGTGTTCGCCCTGCTGACCCACCCCGAGCAGTTGGCGCTGCTGCGGGCCGATCCGGGGCTGCTGCCCGGCACGGTCGAGGAGTCGCTGCGCTGGGACGGGCCGGTGCTGATGACCGAGCGGCTGGCCGCCCGGCCGATGGAGGTGGGCGGGGTGGTGGTCCCGCCGGGCGGCAGCGTGACAGCGGTGCTCGGCGCGGCGAACCGCGATCCCACGCGGTATCCGGACCCGGACGCGTTTCTGGTGCGGCGACCGAATGTCCGGGTGCTCAGCTTCGGCGCGGGCGCGCATCACTGCCTCGGCGCGGCACTCGCCAGGCTGGAGGGAGCCGTGCTGCTCGAACGGCTCTTCGCCAGGTTCCCGACACTCGGCCTCGCCGGGCCCCCGGTGCGGCGGGACTCCGCCTGCCTGCGGTCGTTCGACGCGCTTCCGCTGGCCACCACCGACTAGCCCCCCCCGGGGGCCGCCGCCCCACCCCGCACCGCCCACCCTCGAAGGACGTGCCGTGAACTTCTTGCATCGCGAACGCGCCGTACTCGAAACGCTCATGCCCGGGTTGGACCAGGCCCTCGCGCGGTACCCGCTGGCGGAGTTGGAGTGCTCGCCGAGCCCGGCGATCCAGGCGTTCCGCGAGGCCGGCGGCCCCGGGCTGCTGGTGCCGACGGCCAACGCCGGTTCGGGAGCGAGCGCGCTGCAGGCCGTGCGGGTGCAGCGGGCGGTGGGCGCCCGCTGCCCCTCGCTCGCGGTGGCCACCACGATGCACCACTTCTCGATCGCGGGGCTGGTCGAGGCCGCCAAGTACGGCACCGGCCTGGAAGGGCTGATGCTGGAAGCCATCGCGAAGGACCGGATGCTGGTCGCCTCCGGGTTCGCCGAGGGCCGGGCGGGTCAGAACATCCTCAGCCCGCACATCACCGCCGAGCGGCGCGGTGACCGGATCGTGCTGAACGGCAGCAAGATGCCGTGCAGCCTCTCGCGTTCGATGGACCTGCTGACAGCCTCCGTGGTGCTGCGCGGCGAGGACGGCGTGGACCGGCTGGGCGTCGCCCTGATCCCGGCCGCCACCCCGGGGATCACCGTGCGCCCGTTCTGGGGCACGCCGATCCTCGCGGGCGCCGAGAGCGACGAAGTCGTGCTCACCGAGGTCTCGTTGGACCCGCAGCTGGTGGTACCGACCGAGGTCACCGCCGACGCCGTGCCGGACGCGCTGAACGTGGCGGGCTTCCTCTGGTTCGAGGTGCTGCTGACGGCCGGCTACCTGGGGATGGCCAGCGCACTGGTGGAGCGGACGCTGCTGCGCCGAGGTGGCGAGCATGACGATCCGACCCCCTACCTGGTCGCGGTCGAGGCGGCGATGCTCGCGGTCGAGGCCATCGCCCGCGCGATGGCGGAGGAGGAGTGGAGCGAGGCACTGCTGGTCCAGGCACTGAGTGCCCGGTACGCCGCGCAGGACGCGATCGCGAGCACCACCAGGACCTGCTTGGCGGCGTTGGGCGGCATGGCGTTCATCGGCTCCCCCGAGGGCTCGTACCTGGCCTCGGCCGCCGTCGGCCTGACCTTCCATCCGCCGGCCCGAAGCCGGATGGCCCGCCCGCTGCGGGACTTCCTGGACGGTCGCCCGTTGCGGATCGGCTGAGCCGGTGTACGTGATGGAGTCGGACACCGCCGACGGAGCGGGCTACCGCGTCGAACTGCTGCGCAGCGTCGAGGAGCTGCCGCGCGATCTCTGGGAGCGGCTCGCGCCCCGCGACGACCCGATGTGGGCCCGAGGCGTCTTCACCGCTCTGGAGCACGGCAGGGTCGGACCCAGCGGCTACGCCTACCTGACACTCAGTCAGAACGACGCACTGGTAGCCGTTCTGCCACTCTGCCTGTTCCGAGACCTGCGATTGGACAGGATCGTCGGTCCGCGCGAGCGACGCCTGCTGGCGCCGGTACGCAGGCTGCTGCCCCGGCTGTTGCGGGTGCCGATGCTGTTCTGCGGCAACCTGCTGGGACAGGGCCACGTGCTGGCCCCGGGGACGCTCGGCGAGGAGGCCGGCCGGGTGCTGGTGCGGGCGGTCCTCGACTTCGCACGGCGCGAGGGGCTGGGCACGGTGGTCTTCAAGGACTTCACTCCGGCGGACCTGGACCCGCTGCGCACCGCGCTGCGGGCCGCCGACTTCTTCCTCGTGCCGAGCCTGCCCGACACCGAACTACGCTTCGGCAGCACATCGTTCGACGAGTACCTGGCCGCGCTGCCGGCCAAGCCACGGCGCAACGCCCGCAGCAAGATCCGCAAGTTCGAGAGCAGGACCGAGCTGCGGATCGAGGTGCTCGACGAGTTCGAGCACCTGCTGCCGCAGCTGCTGTCCCTCTACCAGCAGGTGATGGACCGGGCCGACCAGACGCTCGACGTGCTCGACGCCGCCTTCCTGGCCGCCGTGCAGGGCGGCGTCGAGCTGCGCCGGCGCCTGGTGGTCTGCTTCGAGGGGGAGCGGCCGGTCGCCTTCCTGCTCTGCCTCTTCGCGGGCTCGGGGGCCACCGGCGCGCGGATCGGCCTGGACTACCGCCTGGCCCACGAGGCGCGGCTCTACCACAACGTGCACTACGCGGCGATCCGACTGGCGATGGCCGACGGCTGCCGCCATATCCGGTTCGCCCAGACCGCGTACCAGCCGAAGCTCGAACTGGGCTGCGAGCTGGTCGAGCAGTGGTACGCGATGACCCACGTACGCCCGCTGCCGCGCGCGGTGCTGCGGCGGCTACTGCCCCGGGCGCTGGCCGCCGCGCTCGCCGAGGCGCTGGGGCCGCACGCCCCGGCGGCCGAACACCACGAAGAGAGGTCGCGTCATGCCACGCGTTGAAGTGGATCTGCGCATCGCCGTCCCGCCCGAGGACGCCTGGGCGGCGGTGGTGGACGTGCTGAGCTACCCGGACTGCATGGAGAGCGTCGATTCGGTCGAGATCGTCGACCAGCGCGACGAGCGCCATCGGACCACCGCCTGGTCGGTCCGGCTCAAGGGATCGGTCCTGCGATGGACCGAGGCGGAGCTGATCGACCAGCAGGCACGTCGCTTCGACTTCGAGCAGGTCAGCGGCGATCTGGGGGAATTCACCGGGCACTGGGCGGTGCGGCCCGCACCGCCGAACGGCAGCACGGTCTCGCTGCACGTCGACTTCGACATCGGCATCCCGCTGCTCGCCGAGATGCTCAACCCGGTGGCGGCGGACGCACTTCGGGAGAGCGCCGCGCAGATGCTCGCGGCCCTGGAGCAGCGGCTGCTCGACCAGCGGCAGGCGGGCGACCCGGAGGCGTTCGAGCAACAGCCGTCCGGCCGGCAGTCGTCCGGCCTGCGGCTGCCCGGCCGGCAGTCGCTCGACCAGCGGCTGCCCGACTCGCAGGCGGTGCGGTGAGCGACGCCCCGGTGACCGCGCGGGCCGAGGCCGCCGAGGTCTTCGACCAGTTGCGCCGCCACCTCTCCCCGAAGCTCGCGCTGACCGGCAACTTCGCCGGCCGCGGCGCGGTGGAACAGCACGCCGACGGCTGCCGGGTGACGCTCTCCGACGGCCGCACCGTGCTCGACTTCGGCTCCTACGCCGTCACCCTGCTCGGGCACCGCCACCCGGCGGCGGTCGCCGCCGTCCGCCGACAGCTCGACACGATGCCGACCTCCACCCGGAGCCTGGCCAACCCGGTCGCGGCCCAGGCCGCCGCCTGCCTCTCCGGATACCTGGGCGACGTGTTGCCGAAGGTCTACTTCGGACTGAACGGCGCCGACGTGGTGGAGGTCGCGGTCAAGCTCGCCCGCCTCGCCACCGGGCGCGGACGCGTGCTGGCGGTCCGCGGCGGCTTCCACGGAAAGTCGCTCGGCGCACTCGCGCTGACCCACCATCCGCTCTACCGGGCCGGCCTGCTCGGCTGCCTGGCGGACGTGGTCCACATCGCCCCCGACGACCCGGCGGCAGTGTTGCGCGAGGTGGCCGGCGGCCAGGTGGCCGCCGTCGTCCTCGAACCGGTGCAGGGCGAGAACGGCGCCGTCCCACTGGCGACCGGCGTGCTGCGGCAGTGGTGCGCGGACGCCGCCGAGCACGGCAGCTTCGTCATCGCCGACGAGATCCAGTGCGGGCTGCGCCGGTGCGGGGAGCGCTCGGTCGCCCTCGCCGACGGACTGCCCGTCGACGCGGTGCTCTTCGGCAAGCCGCTGGGCGGCGGTGTGCTGCCGCTGTCGGCGATGCTCTGCTCGGAGCGGCTGTACGCCCCGCTGGCCGCCGATCCCTTCCTGCACTCCGCCACCTTCGGCGGCCACCCGCTGGCCTGCGCGGTGCTGCCCGTGGTGCTGCCCGCGATCGAGGAACTGGCCGAGCACGGGCGACTCCTGTCCGCGCAGTTGGACGGGGTGCTGGAGCGGATCCGCGTACGGTATCCGGGTGTCGTGCGCGAGGTGCGCGGGCGCGGGCTGCTGCGCGGGATCGACTTCACCTCGCCGCAGGCCGCGGGCTCGGTGGTGATCGAGCTGGCCGGCGCCGGACTGCTGGTGTCGCCCTGCCTGAGCAGCCCCACCACCGTGCGCCTGCTGCCCCCACTGGTCAGCGCACCGGCCGACATCGCGCAGGCGGCCGACATCCTCGACGCCGCGATCGCGGTGGCCGAGCGCACCGTGCCGGCGTACGAAGCCAATTGACGCCAATTGACGCCGCTTGGTGCCGGTTTGACGCCGGTTTGACGCCGTTGACACCGCTGACGCCACCGGGTGTAACTGCCGCACGACGCGGCGGAAGGACGACCACATGCCCACTCGCGAGGAACTGGCCCAGACGGTCAGGACGGTCATCTCGGACGTGCTCGGCACCGAGCCCGCCGAGGTGCACGAGAGAACCAGCCTGCTGGAGGACTACGGGATCGACAGCCTGGAACTCATGGAGATCGGGGCCCGGTTGGAGCGGACCCTGAAGGTGCGGATCGAGCTCCAGGATCTGACGTCGGCCCAGAACGTGGGACATGCCATCGATCTGCTCGAAATCCGTCTGGCGGTCCGGTGATGGAAGGCCGTCATCCCTCGGGCGGCCACCGGGTCGCCGTTACCGGAATCGGCGTGAAGTCCCCGGCGGGCAACGACCTGGACACCGCGTTCGCCTCGGTGCTGGCCGCCAGGTCCACCGCGACCCGGGTCGAACGGCTGGCCGAAAGCGACCTGCCGGTGCACTTCGCCTGCCTGGTACCGCCGTTCGACCTCGACGCGTACCTGACCCGCCGCGAGTCGCGGCAGATCGACCGGACCACCCAACTGCTGCTGTGCGCGGCGGCGGACGCCGTCGCCGCGGCCGGGCTGCCCGCCGACCAGCGACTCGACCGGGTGGGCGTGCAGATCGGCACCGGGATCGGCGGCCTGCCCAGCATGGAGGCCGTCACCATCAGCCACGCGGACCGGCCCAGGGACATGCCGGTGCACACGGTGCCGCGGACCATGGCCAACTCGCCCGCCTGCCGACTGGCGCTGCGCTACG
Coding sequences within:
- a CDS encoding acyl-CoA dehydrogenase family protein; the protein is MNFLHRERAVLETLMPGLDQALARYPLAELECSPSPAIQAFREAGGPGLLVPTANAGSGASALQAVRVQRAVGARCPSLAVATTMHHFSIAGLVEAAKYGTGLEGLMLEAIAKDRMLVASGFAEGRAGQNILSPHITAERRGDRIVLNGSKMPCSLSRSMDLLTASVVLRGEDGVDRLGVALIPAATPGITVRPFWGTPILAGAESDEVVLTEVSLDPQLVVPTEVTADAVPDALNVAGFLWFEVLLTAGYLGMASALVERTLLRRGGEHDDPTPYLVAVEAAMLAVEAIARAMAEEEWSEALLVQALSARYAAQDAIASTTRTCLAALGGMAFIGSPEGSYLASAAVGLTFHPPARSRMARPLRDFLDGRPLRIG
- a CDS encoding aspartate aminotransferase family protein, whose amino-acid sequence is MSDAPVTARAEAAEVFDQLRRHLSPKLALTGNFAGRGAVEQHADGCRVTLSDGRTVLDFGSYAVTLLGHRHPAAVAAVRRQLDTMPTSTRSLANPVAAQAAACLSGYLGDVLPKVYFGLNGADVVEVAVKLARLATGRGRVLAVRGGFHGKSLGALALTHHPLYRAGLLGCLADVVHIAPDDPAAVLREVAGGQVAAVVLEPVQGENGAVPLATGVLRQWCADAAEHGSFVIADEIQCGLRRCGERSVALADGLPVDAVLFGKPLGGGVLPLSAMLCSERLYAPLAADPFLHSATFGGHPLACAVLPVVLPAIEELAEHGRLLSAQLDGVLERIRVRYPGVVREVRGRGLLRGIDFTSPQAAGSVVIELAGAGLLVSPCLSSPTTVRLLPPLVSAPADIAQAADILDAAIAVAERTVPAYEAN
- a CDS encoding type II toxin-antitoxin system RatA family toxin translates to MPRVEVDLRIAVPPEDAWAAVVDVLSYPDCMESVDSVEIVDQRDERHRTTAWSVRLKGSVLRWTEAELIDQQARRFDFEQVSGDLGEFTGHWAVRPAPPNGSTVSLHVDFDIGIPLLAEMLNPVAADALRESAAQMLAALEQRLLDQRQAGDPEAFEQQPSGRQSSGLRLPGRQSLDQRLPDSQAVR
- a CDS encoding GNAT family N-acetyltransferase, translating into MESDTADGAGYRVELLRSVEELPRDLWERLAPRDDPMWARGVFTALEHGRVGPSGYAYLTLSQNDALVAVLPLCLFRDLRLDRIVGPRERRLLAPVRRLLPRLLRVPMLFCGNLLGQGHVLAPGTLGEEAGRVLVRAVLDFARREGLGTVVFKDFTPADLDPLRTALRAADFFLVPSLPDTELRFGSTSFDEYLAALPAKPRRNARSKIRKFESRTELRIEVLDEFEHLLPQLLSLYQQVMDRADQTLDVLDAAFLAAVQGGVELRRRLVVCFEGERPVAFLLCLFAGSGATGARIGLDYRLAHEARLYHNVHYAAIRLAMADGCRHIRFAQTAYQPKLELGCELVEQWYAMTHVRPLPRAVLRRLLPRALAAALAEALGPHAPAAEHHEERSRHATR
- a CDS encoding acyl carrier protein — protein: MPTREELAQTVRTVISDVLGTEPAEVHERTSLLEDYGIDSLELMEIGARLERTLKVRIELQDLTSAQNVGHAIDLLEIRLAVR
- a CDS encoding cytochrome P450; the encoded protein is MKSLVDGLTPAETALLSALSSEGRENPYAPLAELRRIAPVHHCRQDDLDTRFLTRFADCQAVLADPGFAVPDRSWLLRERPAWAGRPAADFFYSSLLGSNAAGHERLRRPVQRAFGTRRVAALSASVAEHVDTLLDQFADATAAGGAADFQALVGYPLAIGVVSELIGVPAAEQDRFQWLGQEAARLLEPVRTAADWERADQAVVALREYFDGLLRERRARPGEDLASSLQAHPAAAEPPLTGRELADLLLLVTVAGFETTGGLLGTAVFALLTHPEQLALLRADPGLLPGTVEESLRWDGPVLMTERLAARPMEVGGVVVPPGGSVTAVLGAANRDPTRYPDPDAFLVRRPNVRVLSFGAGAHHCLGAALARLEGAVLLERLFARFPTLGLAGPPVRRDSACLRSFDALPLATTD